From the genome of Gracilinanus agilis isolate LMUSP501 chromosome 2, AgileGrace, whole genome shotgun sequence, one region includes:
- the LOC123236091 gene encoding olfactory receptor 4F6-like: MDGANDSVVTEFILVGLSVSWEMNIFLFFFFSLFFVGIVLGNLFIVFTVIFDPHLHSPMYFLLANLSLLDLGLSATTVPRMIADVLSKYRIISFPSCMTQIFFIHVMGGTEMVLLIAMAFDRYTAICKPLHYLTIMSPKTCVCFVVAAWVIGVIHAVSQFIFVINLPFCGPNKVDSFYCDFPRVTKLACADTHTVDYVVTANSGLISMGTFFLLIISYIFILVTVSHHSSAGLSKAFSTLSAHITVVFLFFTPCFFVYVWPFPTLSLDKFLIILDFVVTPVLNPAIYTFRNKDMKVAMKRMSRQIMGSKESS; the protein is encoded by the coding sequence ATGGATGGGGCCAATGATTCTGTGGtgactgaatttattttggtgggGCTTTCTGTTTCTTGGGAGatgaatatttttctgttttttttcttctctttattttttgtggGAATTGTGCTAGGAAATCTATTTATTGTGTTTACTGTAATTTTTGATCCCCATCTACACTCTCCCATGTATTTCCTATTGGCCAACCTCTCCCTTCTTGATCTGGGTTTATCTGCCACCACAGTACCCAGGATGATAGCCGATGTTTTGAGTAAGTACAGAATCATCTCATTCCCAAGTTGTATGACACAGATATTCTTTATCCATGTTATGGGAGGGACTGAAATGGTTCTTCTTATAGCTATGGCCTTTGACAGATACACAGCAATCTGCAAGCCTCTCCATTATCTGACTATTATGAGTCCCAAAACATGTGTTTGCTTTGTAGTGGCTGCTTGGGTGATTGGGGTGATCCATGCTGTGTCTcagtttatttttgttataaaccTGCCTTTTTGTGGCCCTAACAAGGTTGATAGTTTTTATTGTGACTTTCCTCGGGTTACAAAACTTGCCTGTGCAGATACCCATACAGTGGATTATGTGGTCACTGCTAATAGTGGGCTTATATCCATGGGCACCTTCTtcctgttgattatttcctatattttcaTCCTTGTCACAGTCAGCCATCACTCTTCAGCTGGTTTGTCCAAGGCTTTTTCCACACTGTCAGCACATATCACAGTGGTATTCTTGTTCTTTACACCATGCTTTTTTGTTTATGTATGGCCATTCCCCACATTGTCCTTAGACAAATTTTTGATCATTCTTGACTTTGTTGTCACCCCTGTCTTGAATCCTGCCATCTATACATTTAGAAACAAGGATATGAAAGTGGCAATGAAGAGAATGAGCAGGCAGATTATGGGTTCTAAGGAGTCTTCTTGA